A region of the Candidatus Uhrbacteria bacterium genome:
TATCATAGCACATGACAAAACCGGAAACGAGGCTTACACTTGTGTAAAATATGGCTCTCGAAGAATATCGATTGATGAATACCGAATCCCCTGCCGCCGAATGGTTCCGAAGTGAAAACGAGGGACAGCTGTCGGTGGATGTATTCCGCGAGGGAAATACGCTTGTTGTGCGCTCGACCCTTGCTGGCGCCAAGCCCGAAGACCTTGATATCGCCGTGAATGGCGACTTGCTAACGATACGCGGAAGCCGCGAGGATAAGCGTGAAATCAATGAAGATGACTGGTTTCATCAGGAATGTCATTGGGGAACCTTTAGCCGCAGCCTTATTTTGCCGGTCGATGTTGTGGCTGATCAGGCTGATGCGACCCTTCGCGATGGTATTCTCGAGGTACGTATCCCGATAAGAGGCAGTCAGCGGCATATTCCGGTCAATTAACCATAGAGCCTAACGTAAAATATATGGGTTTTCTTCCGATGCCGGCCAAAGTAACACAGTTAGACGAACTATTCGTTTCCGTCGAAGTTGAAGGACAATCGGTACGCATCCCCCGCTCTGCCATTGCCGGAAATGCCGTAATGGGTGATACATTACAGATTGTAGCCATCGCGCCAGGCAAACAGCAGGACACGGATCAGGAAGTCGCCCGCGGCATGTTGAATCGTTTACTTGGAGAGGGAGCAACAAATGCATGAACCTCATTGAAGCAAAACAACGCGGAAGACAGATCGCTTCCGCCTCTTTGATCGGAATAGCACTTGCCGGCGGTCTTGTTGCCTCGATTTTAGCCGGGCTTGGGGCCGCGGCTTATGGATACGAGGTTGTTTTCCGCGACAAGTTTTTTCCAGGCGTACGAGTCGCCGGACTTACGCTAGATGGAATGACGCGCGCGCAAGCCGAGGCCGCCATTCAACGCCGTATTAACGATGCATTGGAGCCGGGTTTTATTTTCCGCTTGGAAGACAAACAAATCACGCTGCCGCGAAGCAATGTGCCTTTGGAAGATCCGGATCTCTCACATGATTTGATCTCTTATGATCCGGCTCCAGCTGTGGATCAAGCTTTCTTGATGGGCCGATCGTCATCGAATGCCCTTTGGAATGCTATTGATCGAATCCGAATGTATCTTCAACCGACGGAAATCGAGGTAAAAACGATGGTTAACCGCGATTTAGCAGAGCGTCTTTTGTTGGGTGAGGTTGATCAGGCTATGCCGCTTATGCGGAATGCCGAGCTCCATGTATCGATTTCTACATCGACGGAAAGTGGTTTTGTGACCGATATTAAAGCGGAGCAAATTGGTAAGTCGGCGGATATTGTTTCTGCTGTCGCGACGCTTGAGGCTCAAGCAAAGCAGATTGCTTTCCAGCCGATTCCGATCCGAATCATGAATGTCCTGCCTACGCTGACAACTGCGGATATTCGTCCTGTACTTTCCGGAATTCCCAGCTGGCTTTCCAAGGCACCGTTTACGATTACCAATGAGCTAAAGAGGCAAGCCGTAACGAGTTCAACGATCGCCGAATGGATTACCGCCAGCACGACACCAGCCGGCGTCGTTCTCGCGTTGGATCCCGAGCGCATCGAGAAGTCGATGGCAACGTTTACCAAGGATTTTTTGAAAGAGGCGCAGGATGGAAAATTGACGCTTGAAAGCGATGGAAAGATCAAGGAATTCATCGCTCCGGTTGAGGGTATGCGCGTTGATGGGTCGCTTACTGCGGAAGGCGTTCTTGCTGCTTGGGCCGCTGGATCATCGACGGCACCGATTGTTTTTGCCCGCGTCTCGCCAAAAATTGAAGGAGCAGATGCAGAACGGCTCGGAATCAAAGAATTGCTTGGCGTCGGACGGTCGTACTTTGATGGCTCTCCCTACAATCGACGTAGAAATATTGCCCTTGGTTCAAAAAAAATGAACGGGGTTTTGCTCGCGCCGGGTGAAATCTTTAGTCAGCTTGGGACTCTAGGTGAAATAGATGGAGCACATGGTTGGTTTCAAGAACTCGTTATCAAGGGCAATGAGACGACTCCCGAGTACGGAGGAGGGTTATGCCAAGTGGGCTCAACCAGCTTCCGTATGGCGCTTGCTTCCGGCTTAGAGATCGTTGAACGCCGCAATCACAGCTATCGCGTACGCTACTACGAGCCTGCTGGAACAGATGCCACAATTTACTCTCCGGCTCCTGATTTCCGCTTTAAGAACAATACGAATCATCACATCTTGATTACATCCGAGATTAAAGGCGATATGCTCGCGTTTTACGCTTGGGGCACGAGTGATGGCCGTAAAGCGGAGCAGACAAAGCCAAAAATCTACAACATTGTTGCACCTCCGCCGATGAAGCTTGTCCCGACAACAGAGCTTCCGGTTGGTAAGCGCCGCTGCACGGAATCAGCCCATGCCGGAGCCACTGCTAGCTTTGATTACACCGTCACTTTTCCGAATGGCGAGGTGAAGAAGGAGACATTTACAAGCTACTATCGACCATGGGGCGCCGTGTGCTTAGTGGGCGCAACAGCTGAGGATGTTGCCGCGTCCCAGAACCCTGCGGCACCGGTTGTCGACGAAACGGGCATTAATAATCCAAACTAAGGTCAAAATAGCTCGTTTCTAGCGCTTGACGGATTCTTTTAGATATGGTATACATAAGTTAGCACTTTGAGCCGCCATGGCAGTTCCCAGAGGCGGGCTCATTTTTTGTCTCTCTACAGCGCTTTTGTGCCGGATAGAGTTGTCAGACCTTTGACACTTATCCACAGGCCTGCTAGTTTCAGACAAAAACTCACAAATCAACCAACGTTGGAGCAATCCGCGTCCACGACAAGCATGGGATTTTTCAGCAGGGTGCCGCAGGTCTTCGGACTCGCTCTCCCCTATTGAAAAGTTTCTTGGATGCGGATTGCTCGAGCGCTGGTCGAAAGAAGCCCACTGACTATAAATCAGTGGGCTTTTCGTTTTATTTAATCGTTATACTGTTAAAGGAACTTGGTGAAGAGAGCCCCGAGAAAGGCACCCATACCAATCGTGAACAGTGTCCAGACACCGAAACCAATCTTCTTTCCAAAAATCCGGACATCTTCTTTCTCGACCTCGCGTACAATCACCTTTAGTGCATTCCGGGCTTCAACGTCAGTCGTCAGAATAGATCGGATTTGTTCCCATAGCACTTCTTTTACGGAAGTCTGTGTCTTGGCTGCTTGGCAGAATAACTCAGCAAATTTGTCGGGTCGATCGATTGCGTCATGGACGGTTTTCAAGTGCAGCTGATCTGTGACGCTAAAAGCGATGTTCTCGTCCTCACGACCAGAAGCGGCGGCGTCCGGTGCTCCATTTTTATCTTTTGCCATAGGTCGAGATAAAATTACTGGTTACGCAAAAGGTTTTGATTTGGTGATACGGATATCTGGTCGCCATTCTCTTCGATATATAACTTCTTACTATCCTTGGTCTTCAACATGATCGCCATCGCAAAACGTAACAAGCTAGCCTCATCTTGGAACCCCCAAGCGGCGGCGGCTTCCTTCAAGGCCGCCAAATATCCATTGTTCAATCCCAAAAATTGACCTTCAAAATCAGAGCCTGATACATCCTCTTTGCTGTTGAACTGACGAATGGGCATAGATTTTTTTATTATATCTTTACGATAAACTCATGTTGTCTCGTAGTCAATTAGATCAAGCTTAGTGACCCGAGAGAAACCGTTCTGCATCCAACGCTGCCATACATCCGGAACCTGCTGCCGTAATGGCTTGGCGATAGTGGGAGTCTTGGACATCGCCGCAAGCAAACAGGCCCGCGATATTAGTCTTGGACGAGCCTGGGATGGTTTTTACGTAACCTTTCTCATCCAGATCGACTAAGCCTTTTACAAGCGCGATATTTGGCTCGTGACCGATGGCGGCGAATACGCCGTCGATTTTCATTTCACGGATTTCTCCGGAAACCGTGTCGCGGAGTTTTACGCCTGTGACTTGACCGACATCGACACCGAGAATCTCGGCGACTTCCGTGTTGAGCACGAGTTCAATCTTGGGATTTGCTTTTACACGCTCCTGCATGATTTTGGAGGCGCGGAATTCATCCCGGCGATGTGTGAGATAAACCTTGTCTGCGAAGCGCGTCAGGAACGACGCCTCTTCCATAGCGCTGTCTCCCCCGCCGACCACGATCACGTTTTTTCCTTTGAAGAAGAAGCCGTCGCAGGTGGCGCAGGCGGACACGCCTTTTCCGTACAACCGCTTTTCATTGTCGAGTCCGAGGCGTCGGGCTGTGGCGCCGGTCGACAAAATAACCGTTTTGGCTTGATAGGTTTCTCCTTTGGAAACGACTTCGAAGCCGCCTTCGATTTGCTTGAGTGAATCGACCATGTTGGAAATAATTTCTGTGCCAAAGCGCTTGGCCTGCTTGCGCATGACGTCCATAAGCTCGGGGCCTTGGATGCCGTGCTCAAAGCCGGGGAAGTTTTCAACTTCCGTCGTGGTCATGAGCTGACCGCCTGGTTCGTGGCCTTCAAATACGAGCGGCTGCAAATCGGCGCGGGCGGCGTAGACCGCGGCCGTCCAACCGGCAGGACCGGAACCGATAATTATTACATTTCTCATAAGTCATTTGTCATTGCGAGGAACGAATGTAACGAAGCAATCTCGAGCGATGAGCGATCAAGATTGCTTCGTCGTCGGACTCCTCGCAATGACATTAGTTGATGTAAGGCTGGAATTTCTCGAGGAAGGCCTCCTTTGGCATCGCGCCGACGAGACGCTCGACTTCTTTTCCGTCCTTAAAAATAATTACGGTCGGAATCGAGAGGACGCGATACTCCGTCGACAAGTGCGAGTTCTCATCGACATTGAGTTTGCCGATTTTGAATTTGGACTCATCGATTTCTTGCGAGAGTTCGTCAATAATTGGACCGGTGATGCGGCAAGGCGGACACCAGACAGCCCAGAAGTCGACGGCAACGGGAGCCGAGGAGGAAAGGACTTCTGCCTGGAAATTTGCTTCAGTGAAAACGTGGGCCATAGGCTCAGATCATAAGTCCAAATCCCGTGGTCTGCAATGCCTAAAAACACCCCGCAATTGCGGGGTGTTTTGTTAACGGAATGACTCGACTTTGCGCGCCTTGGACTCTTCCGTGTAGGCCTCGATTCGATCGCCGACGAGGAGTTTGAGCTTGCCTTGGAACGAGAGGCCACACTCAGTACCTGCGCCGACTTCCTTCACGGCGGACTTACCGCTCTGAAGCGATTCAATCGTACCTTCTCCGATAATTTCATTGTTGCGGAACACGCGGAGCTTGGCAGCCGTAATGAGTTTGCCTTCTTTGACACGCAAACCAACAACCATGCGAGCGGTTTCCGTAAGGAAAATCGCGGCGACCTCGGCGGAACCGAGTTCTGTCACAATCTTTTCTTGCGGCAAAAGCTTGTTCAAGCGCTCGACAATGTCATCGAACAAATCGTAAACAACTTTGTAGATCAAGACATCAACTTCTTTCTCGCGAGCCTTGTGGACGAGAGCTGGCGGAAGCATGACGTTGAAACCGTAGACGACGGACGGCTTGGAGTTTGCAGCGCGCATAATGTCGCCTTCCGTGATGTTTCCGAGACCTTTCTGAATCACATCGACGCCAACGAGTTCATGCTTCACTTTTTCCGTCATGCCGAGCAAGGCTTCAAGCGAGCCGAGCACGTCCGTCTTGAGAACGACGTTGAGCATGGTCTTTTTCTGACCTTCCTCGCCTTCAACTGGCTGCGCCTTGGTAGCCGTGAGGGATTCCACGTTCTGACGTGAAACGTTCTTGGTTTTCTTTACCTCGAGGTCACTCGCGTTTTCCGGAACTTCGAGAATATCTCCGACAGCTGGAGCTGTCTTGAATCCGAGAATTTTCACCGGCATTCCAGGCGTCGCTTCATCCATGATCTTACCGGTCCAATCGCGCATCATGCGGACGCGGCCATAAGCAATGCCGGCGATACCGAGCGCGTCGTTACGATGAAGCGTGCCGTTCTGGATGATGGCGGTGGCGACTGGGCCTTCTCCTTTGTCGACACGGGATTCAATAATCGTTCCGGCGGCGCGTGTGTCCGGGTTGGACATGATGCGCTCCTTCTCAACCTCTGCGACGAGCAAAATCAAATCGAGAAGATCGTCGATACCGGTTCCGACTTTGGCCGAGATTTTGGCCATCGGTGTTTTTCCGCCCCATTCCTCGACAGTAACGCCGCATTCTGCCAATTGACCAAGCACGCGGTTTGGGTCGGCGTCGGGTTTATCAATCTTGTTCAAGGCGACAACGAATGGAAGCTTGGCGGCCGTGATGATGTTGATGGCTTCTTTAGTCTGAGGCTGTACGCCGTCGTCGGCAGCAACAACAAGAATAGCGATGTCGGCAACTTTAGCGCCACGCGAACGCATAACGGTAAACGCTTCGTGACCTGGCGTGTCGATGAAGGTCAACGGCTTACCCTTGTTCTCAACCATGTACGCACCGATGTGCTGGGTGATTCCACCAGACTCCCCTTCCATGACGTGGGTTTTGCGAATCGCGTCGAGCGTGCGTGTTTTACCGTGGTCAACGTGACCCATGACAACGACAACAGGCGGACGTTCTTTCAAATCGCCTTTTTCTTGTCCGCCCAAAATTTCCTTCAAGCGATCCTGACTTTCAACAGACGCCTGCATCTCGGCCTCGATCTTGGATTCCGGAAGCGGCTTGTAACCAAGTTCCTCGGCGATGATGGAGGCGGTGGTGTAGTCGATGCGCTCGTTTTGGGAAGCGAGAATACCGGCTTTCATGAGCTGCTGAATAACGCGCGTGACAGGCAAGTTGAGTTTGCCGGCAAAATCGCGGACAGCCACAACGGCCGGAAGCGTGACTTCACGGTTTTCAGGAGTCGATCCATCGGCGGTGACAACGGCCTGTTGTTTGACCAGCGTGTCGCGCAAACGCTCGCGGCGGGAGTTCTCCAGCCACTTCTTGTAGATCTGATCGGCGGTGCGATCATCGATCTTGATGGCACGGGCACCGACGTCAAAACCCAGCTCCGGCATTTTTGCGAGGAGCTGCTGCGGGGTGACGCGTAAGCGGCGCGCCAGTTCAGTAACGTTCATGCGTGCGAGTTTAGGCTTTACTAAGCGGAAAGTCAAGCGTATAAACGTGTCATGGACGGATTACTTCTGATCGATAAACCAGCTGGATGGACCTCGCATGACGTCGTGGCTAAGCTACGCGGGATTTTGAAGATGCGGGCGATTGGCCACGCTGGAACGCTTGATCCCTTTGCGACAGGGCTTTTGGTGCTCGGTCTCGGAAAAGGCACAAAACGGCTGACTGCGCTGGTTGGCGTCGATAAGGAGTATTTTGCAACGATTCGATTGGGCGCGACGAGCGATACGTTTGATAAAGAAGGAGTTCTCACGCCTCACGCGACACGCGACACGCCTCATCCGACGAACGAGGAAGTCGAGAAAGCGCTCGAGAAATTTCGAGGCGGATACGATCAGCTCGCTCCCCTGCACTCAGCCAAAAAGATTGGTGGAAAAAAATTGTATGACTTGGCGCGAGCGGGAAAAGCTACGGAAGAAATGCGACCGATGAAGCATGTGAGCATAAAGCATCTGAGCATCGAGCAGTATGCGTGGCCGGATTTGTCGATCAAAGTGAATTGCGGAAGCGGGACGTATATCCGATCGCTTGCAGATGATATTGGACGCGAGCTAGGTGTTGGCGGGTATTGCGTCGAACTACGAAGAACAAAAGTTGGAGATTTTGACGTGAAGAATGCGGTTACGATGGAGGGCTTGAACCAGGACATTGCGGCAAAACACGTCCTCTGATACGTTGGTCATACTGACAATTTTCTGCGCCGGAAGCGATAGATGTCGTGAAGTCGGTCAAATCATCACTTTTTAGCTAGCTTTGGAACAATTAAAGACGATGTAGGACTGGCCACCATCCGCGCCGGCGTTTATCCCTATTTATGGAAAGCGCTTTGATCGGACTCCTGTTTGCCGCGATCGGCATCGGGATTGGAACAGCCATCGGATATTACTTGAGAGATCGGAAATCGAAGGCGAATTTGGATGAAGCATCGCGTAAAGCAGAAACGATTCTGCGCGAAGCGGAAGCCAAGCAGGCAGAAGCAATCGCCAAGACAAAAGAGAAAGCGATCAAAATTTTGGAAGAAGCGCGCTTGGAAGAAAAGCGAGCTTTTGACGAACTCATGAAACAACAGACAGCTTTTGCGGAACGTGAAACGATGTTCGGCCAGAAGATGCTTGATGTTGATAAAATGAGGCAGGATGTTGAAGCTGCACAAAAGAAACTGGAAGAGGCTCACACTCATACCGAGACCCTCAAGGCCGATGTCATGAAAAAACTTGAGGAAGTAGCATCTCTCACACAACAGCAAGCCTTGGAGCGCCTGCTTGTCATGGCCGAGGAAGACAACAAGGAAATCTTGCTCGGACGCATTCGCAAGCTTGATGAGATGACGGCGGAGGAAATCGACAATAAGGTGAAGAATATTTTGGCGGTAGCGATACAGAAGCAAGCTTCGTCACATGTCGTCGAAACAACGACCACGCATGTTCAGCTGCCTTCCGAAGAAATGAAAGGCCGCATCATTGGTCGCGAAGGACGCAATATCAAGGCCCTCGAGCTTTTAACGGGTTGCGAACTGATTATCGATGATACGCCTGGCGCCGTAACGGTTTCCGGTTTCTCCCCTATTCGCCGTCAGGTTGCCCGCCGTGCGCTTGAGAAATTGATCACGGATGGACGTATTCATCCGGGCCGTATCGAGGAGTTTGTGGATGAAGCCAAGCGCGATCTTCAGATTGATATCCGTAAAGCAGGTGAAGACGCATTGTTTGAACTTGGCTTGCCGACGGCGACGTTGGATCCTAAGCTCGTGCAGATTCTTGGCCGATTGAAATTCCGAACGAGTTACGGCCAGAACGCATTGCTCCACTCGATGGAAGTTGCCCGACTATCTGCGATGCTTGCAGAAGAATTGAATGCAGATGTCCATGTCTGCAAGCTTGGCGGTTTACTTCACGATATCGGCAAGGCAGTTGATCACGATATGCAAGGCTCGCATCCGGAAATTGGCTATCAGATCATGCAAAAGTACGGCTTTCCGGAAGAGATTGCGTATCAGTCGATCGGACATCATGAAGATAAGCCAAAGACGCTTGAAGCGATTATCGTCAAAGCGGCAGACGCTATTTCTGGCGCGCGACCTGGCGCTCGTAAAGACTCGCTTGAATTCTATGTGAAGCGTTTGCAGGATCTTGAGAATGTCG
Encoded here:
- the trxA gene encoding thioredoxin, whose amino-acid sequence is MAHVFTEANFQAEVLSSSAPVAVDFWAVWCPPCRITGPIIDELSQEIDESKFKIGKLNVDENSHLSTEYRVLSIPTVIIFKDGKEVERLVGAMPKEAFLEKFQPYIN
- the rny gene encoding ribonuclease Y, whose protein sequence is MESALIGLLFAAIGIGIGTAIGYYLRDRKSKANLDEASRKAETILREAEAKQAEAIAKTKEKAIKILEEARLEEKRAFDELMKQQTAFAERETMFGQKMLDVDKMRQDVEAAQKKLEEAHTHTETLKADVMKKLEEVASLTQQQALERLLVMAEEDNKEILLGRIRKLDEMTAEEIDNKVKNILAVAIQKQASSHVVETTTTHVQLPSEEMKGRIIGREGRNIKALELLTGCELIIDDTPGAVTVSGFSPIRRQVARRALEKLITDGRIHPGRIEEFVDEAKRDLQIDIRKAGEDALFELGLPTATLDPKLVQILGRLKFRTSYGQNALLHSMEVARLSAMLAEELNADVHVCKLGGLLHDIGKAVDHDMQGSHPEIGYQIMQKYGFPEEIAYQSIGHHEDKPKTLEAIIVKAADAISGARPGARKDSLEFYVKRLQDLENVAMSFEGVDKVYAIQAGREIRVFVNPKVIDDYTATKLARNIANKIESELKFPGEVRVTLIRETRVVEHAK
- a CDS encoding Hsp20/alpha crystallin family protein — its product is MALEEYRLMNTESPAAEWFRSENEGQLSVDVFREGNTLVVRSTLAGAKPEDLDIAVNGDLLTIRGSREDKREINEDDWFHQECHWGTFSRSLILPVDVVADQADATLRDGILEVRIPIRGSQRHIPVN
- the trxB gene encoding thioredoxin-disulfide reductase, with product MRNVIIIGSGPAGWTAAVYAARADLQPLVFEGHEPGGQLMTTTEVENFPGFEHGIQGPELMDVMRKQAKRFGTEIISNMVDSLKQIEGGFEVVSKGETYQAKTVILSTGATARRLGLDNEKRLYGKGVSACATCDGFFFKGKNVIVVGGGDSAMEEASFLTRFADKVYLTHRRDEFRASKIMQERVKANPKIELVLNTEVAEILGVDVGQVTGVKLRDTVSGEIREMKIDGVFAAIGHEPNIALVKGLVDLDEKGYVKTIPGSSKTNIAGLFACGDVQDSHYRQAITAAGSGCMAALDAERFLSGH
- the truB gene encoding tRNA pseudouridine(55) synthase TruB; translation: MDGLLLIDKPAGWTSHDVVAKLRGILKMRAIGHAGTLDPFATGLLVLGLGKGTKRLTALVGVDKEYFATIRLGATSDTFDKEGVLTPHATRDTPHPTNEEVEKALEKFRGGYDQLAPLHSAKKIGGKKLYDLARAGKATEEMRPMKHVSIKHLSIEQYAWPDLSIKVNCGSGTYIRSLADDIGRELGVGGYCVELRRTKVGDFDVKNAVTMEGLNQDIAAKHVL
- a CDS encoding VanW family protein, producing MNLIEAKQRGRQIASASLIGIALAGGLVASILAGLGAAAYGYEVVFRDKFFPGVRVAGLTLDGMTRAQAEAAIQRRINDALEPGFIFRLEDKQITLPRSNVPLEDPDLSHDLISYDPAPAVDQAFLMGRSSSNALWNAIDRIRMYLQPTEIEVKTMVNRDLAERLLLGEVDQAMPLMRNAELHVSISTSTESGFVTDIKAEQIGKSADIVSAVATLEAQAKQIAFQPIPIRIMNVLPTLTTADIRPVLSGIPSWLSKAPFTITNELKRQAVTSSTIAEWITASTTPAGVVLALDPERIEKSMATFTKDFLKEAQDGKLTLESDGKIKEFIAPVEGMRVDGSLTAEGVLAAWAAGSSTAPIVFARVSPKIEGADAERLGIKELLGVGRSYFDGSPYNRRRNIALGSKKMNGVLLAPGEIFSQLGTLGEIDGAHGWFQELVIKGNETTPEYGGGLCQVGSTSFRMALASGLEIVERRNHSYRVRYYEPAGTDATIYSPAPDFRFKNNTNHHILITSEIKGDMLAFYAWGTSDGRKAEQTKPKIYNIVAPPPMKLVPTTELPVGKRRCTESAHAGATASFDYTVTFPNGEVKKETFTSYYRPWGAVCLVGATAEDVAASQNPAAPVVDETGINNPN
- a CDS encoding translation initiation factor IF-2, producing the protein MNVTELARRLRVTPQQLLAKMPELGFDVGARAIKIDDRTADQIYKKWLENSRRERLRDTLVKQQAVVTADGSTPENREVTLPAVVAVRDFAGKLNLPVTRVIQQLMKAGILASQNERIDYTTASIIAEELGYKPLPESKIEAEMQASVESQDRLKEILGGQEKGDLKERPPVVVVMGHVDHGKTRTLDAIRKTHVMEGESGGITQHIGAYMVENKGKPLTFIDTPGHEAFTVMRSRGAKVADIAILVVAADDGVQPQTKEAINIITAAKLPFVVALNKIDKPDADPNRVLGQLAECGVTVEEWGGKTPMAKISAKVGTGIDDLLDLILLVAEVEKERIMSNPDTRAAGTIIESRVDKGEGPVATAIIQNGTLHRNDALGIAGIAYGRVRMMRDWTGKIMDEATPGMPVKILGFKTAPAVGDILEVPENASDLEVKKTKNVSRQNVESLTATKAQPVEGEEGQKKTMLNVVLKTDVLGSLEALLGMTEKVKHELVGVDVIQKGLGNITEGDIMRAANSKPSVVYGFNVMLPPALVHKAREKEVDVLIYKVVYDLFDDIVERLNKLLPQEKIVTELGSAEVAAIFLTETARMVVGLRVKEGKLITAAKLRVFRNNEIIGEGTIESLQSGKSAVKEVGAGTECGLSFQGKLKLLVGDRIEAYTEESKARKVESFR